The following are from one region of the Segatella oris genome:
- a CDS encoding 3'-5' exonuclease, giving the protein MNNTFTPDSFQAAVIALQAGYHLVLASPGCGKTQILAERVAQAHAHGVDFGDMLCLTFTNRAARGMQERVGLRLQVPADDLFIGNVHRFCSRFLFDAGFVPASTSIIDDDDVLSILCDFSGDDESQVGANYRRKGQYMGAMQLSHLMFQIENEHPRDLRLHPDCLSSDDIHALKAICKAQNEPFTAAMMIDIYKHADTYRDACSDLGEQQLIYALLKKMQLAHQYERYKSDNRLMDFEDILLLSYAHRDQLPRYRWIQVDEVQDLNPLQLALIDALTANDEGQEGCVVYLGDPQQSIFSFMGAKSSTLEFLRNRCAGHIHSLGQNHRSPKYLLDLFNTYAAKELGISAELLPSTSYHPTTIGNELQLFQSDTIDTEYLDAAQQAVRLQRDFPNDTTAIIVNSNRDADGVSDALKQLRMSHFKVSGEDLFTSPQIKLLFAHLTVMNNAHNFIAWARVLQGMQVFRTPTAARRFVRACSDRALLPSDFLRDDGQTYVGKFVQCYENETITIFDTETTGLDVFHDDILQIAAVKVRNGAVVPGSALSLHLESDREIPEMLGDIVNPIIEERRNQTLLPRREALQRFVDYARGTVLLGHNADYDIHILANNLRREMPETALPNELNDYFDSLHLIRLLRPGLRQYKLKYLLEVLHLEGENSHLADADVNATQSLVAFCYDKAKEIVGEQQAFIEHKRVQERVMTLRNNYLPHYRHTVERLWKEDEKPGVLVEEMRHLYATWVEENLIQPLPTVDYIFRYVASDLLREDESTALVMQIGRHILEMNTLKEADLCGSTTIDDKIFVTTVHKAKGLEFDNVIVFDVIEGRYPNYYSQQNPAQVAEDARKFYVAMTRSKKRLMVMQSCFRIDFHGQRKPVALSRFVESIRDRLRVTHPDPPEGREKE; this is encoded by the coding sequence ATGAACAACACCTTTACTCCGGATAGTTTCCAAGCTGCCGTGATTGCATTGCAGGCAGGCTATCATCTTGTTTTGGCCTCGCCGGGCTGCGGAAAGACGCAGATATTGGCCGAACGCGTGGCACAAGCCCATGCTCATGGCGTGGATTTCGGCGACATGCTCTGTCTCACTTTCACCAATCGGGCCGCTCGTGGCATGCAGGAACGCGTGGGGCTTCGACTTCAAGTGCCTGCCGACGATTTGTTTATCGGCAATGTTCATCGTTTCTGTTCGCGTTTTTTGTTCGATGCGGGGTTTGTTCCTGCGTCTACATCTATCATTGATGACGACGACGTTTTGAGCATATTGTGCGATTTTTCGGGGGATGATGAGTCGCAGGTTGGGGCAAACTATCGGCGAAAAGGCCAATATATGGGGGCCATGCAGCTGTCGCATCTGATGTTTCAGATAGAGAATGAGCATCCGCGCGACCTCCGTTTGCATCCCGATTGCCTTTCTTCTGACGATATTCATGCGCTGAAAGCTATCTGTAAAGCGCAGAATGAGCCGTTCACGGCAGCTATGATGATTGACATTTACAAGCATGCCGACACCTATCGCGATGCTTGCAGCGACCTCGGTGAACAGCAGCTGATTTATGCTTTGCTGAAGAAAATGCAGCTTGCCCACCAATATGAGCGCTATAAGAGCGACAACCGACTGATGGATTTCGAGGATATTCTCCTGCTTTCCTATGCGCATCGCGACCAGTTGCCACGCTATCGGTGGATTCAGGTGGATGAAGTTCAGGACCTTAATCCATTGCAATTGGCGCTCATTGATGCCTTGACTGCCAATGACGAGGGGCAAGAGGGGTGCGTGGTCTACTTGGGTGACCCGCAACAAAGCATCTTTTCGTTCATGGGAGCGAAGTCTTCTACGCTCGAATTTCTGCGTAACCGCTGTGCAGGACACATTCATTCGCTCGGTCAGAACCACCGTTCACCGAAGTATCTGCTTGACCTTTTCAACACTTATGCAGCCAAGGAATTGGGCATTTCGGCAGAACTACTGCCGTCGACAAGCTATCATCCGACGACGATAGGCAACGAACTGCAGCTCTTTCAGTCGGATACTATCGACACGGAATACCTTGATGCCGCACAGCAGGCAGTGAGATTGCAGCGCGATTTCCCCAATGATACGACGGCAATCATCGTGAATTCCAACCGCGATGCCGATGGAGTGAGCGACGCTTTGAAGCAGTTGCGCATGTCACATTTTAAGGTTTCGGGCGAAGATCTGTTCACTTCGCCGCAGATAAAGCTGTTGTTTGCCCATTTAACCGTGATGAACAACGCCCACAACTTCATTGCCTGGGCACGTGTTTTGCAGGGCATGCAGGTGTTTCGAACGCCTACTGCCGCGCGGAGATTTGTCAGAGCGTGCAGCGACAGGGCACTTTTGCCGTCGGATTTCCTGCGCGATGACGGTCAGACTTATGTGGGAAAGTTCGTTCAATGTTATGAGAACGAAACGATAACAATCTTTGATACCGAGACGACAGGACTTGATGTGTTTCATGACGACATCTTGCAGATTGCCGCCGTTAAAGTCAGAAACGGAGCTGTTGTGCCGGGTTCGGCGCTCTCACTCCATTTGGAAAGCGACCGCGAAATCCCCGAAATGCTTGGCGATATCGTTAATCCTATCATCGAAGAACGCAGAAATCAAACGCTTCTTCCACGCCGAGAAGCCTTGCAACGCTTTGTGGATTATGCCCGAGGAACAGTGCTCTTGGGGCACAATGCCGACTATGACATTCACATTCTTGCCAACAACTTGCGGCGTGAGATGCCCGAAACGGCATTGCCGAATGAATTGAACGACTATTTCGACAGTCTGCATCTGATACGCCTTTTGCGTCCTGGATTGCGGCAATATAAATTGAAATATCTGCTTGAAGTGTTGCATTTGGAGGGCGAAAACAGCCATTTGGCCGATGCAGATGTCAATGCAACGCAGTCATTGGTGGCCTTTTGTTATGACAAGGCAAAGGAGATTGTGGGCGAACAGCAGGCATTTATCGAGCATAAACGCGTGCAGGAGCGTGTCATGACGCTGCGAAACAACTATCTTCCTCACTATCGTCACACGGTGGAACGGTTGTGGAAAGAGGATGAAAAGCCTGGAGTGCTGGTTGAAGAAATGCGTCATCTCTATGCGACTTGGGTCGAAGAAAACCTCATTCAGCCTTTGCCAACGGTGGATTATATCTTCCGTTATGTGGCTTCCGACCTGCTTCGGGAGGATGAATCTACGGCCCTTGTGATGCAGATAGGAAGACATATTCTTGAAATGAACACCTTGAAAGAGGCCGATCTCTGTGGAAGCACAACGATAGACGACAAGATTTTCGTCACCACGGTGCACAAAGCAAAGGGTCTTGAATTTGATAACGTGATTGTGTTCGACGTGATAGAAGGTCGTTATCCCAATTATTACAGCCAGCAAAATCCGGCACAAGTGGCCGAAGATGCCCGCAAATTCTATGTTGCCATGACGCGAAGCAAGAAGCGGTTAATGGTGATGCAGAGCTGTTTCCGCATTGACTTTCATGGTCAGCGCAAGCCCGTTGCACTCTCACGCTTTGTGGAAAGCATCAGAGATAGACTAAGAGTGACCCACCCCGACCCTCCCGAAGGGAGGGAGAAAGAGTGA
- a CDS encoding Cof-type HAD-IIB family hydrolase, which yields MNCELIVLDLDGTLTNSEKQITPRTKRALMEAQKQGVRLVLASGRPTFGIMPLVNELELARYGGFILAFNGGKIIDCKTGKTLFEQTLDPALVPILYREAMQAGMQILTYQGEGIAATKADDPYVQEEAHINKMPLMQYDDFLHQVEYPINKCLIVGNPVPLHTLEQRLLSQLEGQMNIYRSADYFLECVPLGIDKAKSLAKLIDTLGIHRKEIIACGDGYNDESMIKFAGLGVAMANAPHDIQQIADVVTLSNDNDGVGKVVEDYVL from the coding sequence ATGAATTGTGAATTAATTGTACTTGACCTCGACGGAACACTTACTAACAGCGAAAAACAAATCACTCCACGCACGAAGAGAGCCTTAATGGAGGCTCAAAAACAGGGAGTGAGATTGGTATTGGCGTCGGGAAGACCCACGTTTGGCATCATGCCATTGGTCAACGAACTTGAACTTGCTCGCTACGGAGGGTTTATCTTAGCGTTCAACGGTGGCAAAATCATCGACTGCAAGACGGGAAAAACGCTGTTTGAACAGACACTCGACCCTGCACTTGTGCCCATTCTCTACCGCGAAGCCATGCAAGCAGGCATGCAAATCCTTACTTATCAAGGTGAAGGTATAGCCGCTACGAAGGCTGACGACCCTTATGTTCAAGAGGAAGCTCACATCAATAAGATGCCTCTGATGCAATATGATGACTTTCTTCATCAAGTGGAATATCCTATAAACAAATGCCTTATTGTGGGCAATCCTGTTCCACTCCATACCCTCGAACAGCGCCTCTTGTCACAGCTTGAGGGGCAAATGAACATTTATCGCTCGGCAGACTACTTCTTGGAATGTGTTCCCTTGGGAATCGACAAGGCAAAATCACTCGCCAAACTCATCGACACTTTGGGCATTCATCGCAAAGAGATTATCGCCTGTGGTGACGGATATAACGACGAAAGTATGATTAAATTTGCGGGCTTGGGCGTAGCCATGGCCAACGCACCTCACGACATTCAGCAGATAGCTGATGTCGTTACGCTCTCCAACGACAATGATGGTGTGGGGAAAGTTGTGGAGGATTATGTGTTATAA
- a CDS encoding glutaredoxin encodes MIKMYVMKSCPYCAHVMKQVEGNPNFKVIDIGNDVHDMKEFLNLRDNNPAFAEEKATGDVCIPCYMREDGSVTLMSSEVGLEPLE; translated from the coding sequence ATGATTAAGATGTATGTGATGAAGTCCTGTCCTTACTGTGCTCACGTGATGAAACAGGTGGAAGGCAACCCAAATTTTAAGGTGATTGATATTGGTAACGATGTGCATGATATGAAAGAATTCCTCAATCTGCGCGACAACAATCCTGCCTTTGCTGAGGAAAAAGCCACGGGCGACGTCTGCATTCCATGCTATATGCGCGAAGACGGCAGCGTAACGCTGATGTCAAGTGAGGTGGGATTGGAACCTTTAGAATGA
- a CDS encoding GNAT family N-acetyltransferase, translated as MTTFRQANLLDFDACWAVIDAARWKMLADGRHQWTAEYPSREQITNDIQQGHAYVLADGNDVKAYAVVIANGEPAYAQRSAKWLTEGDYMVVHRVAVAMNERGKGYARQLFQNVERLCREQNIHSIKVDTNHDNREMRTLLHRLGFTACGEIDYGAHGMRLAFERCFLHKSIF; from the coding sequence ATGACAACTTTCAGACAAGCCAACCTACTGGATTTTGATGCGTGCTGGGCGGTGATTGACGCTGCAAGGTGGAAGATGCTGGCCGATGGAAGGCATCAATGGACAGCGGAATATCCCTCGCGCGAACAGATAACCAACGACATTCAGCAGGGCCATGCCTATGTGCTCGCCGATGGAAACGACGTGAAAGCGTATGCCGTTGTGATAGCGAATGGCGAACCGGCTTACGCCCAACGCTCGGCAAAATGGCTTACAGAGGGTGATTATATGGTGGTGCATCGTGTGGCAGTAGCCATGAATGAGCGTGGGAAAGGCTATGCGCGGCAACTCTTTCAGAACGTAGAAAGGTTATGTCGGGAGCAGAATATCCACAGCATCAAAGTCGATACGAACCACGATAACCGCGAGATGCGCACACTGCTCCATCGACTTGGTTTCACAGCATGTGGCGAAATAGACTATGGAGCACATGGAATGCGACTGGCTTTTGAGCGTTGTTTTTTGCACAAAAGCATATTCTGA
- a CDS encoding DUF3791 domain-containing protein, whose protein sequence is MKYARIIKGIAEQLGISLEEAMDKFYHSVTFQMIQNGVADLHCRSDQYLIDEFLIEYNE, encoded by the coding sequence ATGAAATATGCCCGCATTATCAAGGGAATAGCCGAACAGTTGGGTATTTCTTTGGAGGAAGCAATGGACAAATTCTATCACTCTGTGACTTTTCAAATGATTCAGAATGGCGTTGCCGACCTGCATTGCCGTAGCGACCAATACCTCATAGACGAGTTTTTAATTGAATATAACGAATGA
- a CDS encoding 3'-5' exonuclease, whose protein sequence is MKDFAAIDFETANNERTSVCSVGLVVIRNGKIADRFYSLIHPEPDYYTYWNTHVHGLTQADTNHAPIFPEVWRKVESLIVNLPLVAHNKAFDESCLKAVFRCYQMDYPDYSFYCTLAQSRRVWPQGHHNLDIIAARCGYDLTNHHHALADAEACAAIALQIL, encoded by the coding sequence ATGAAAGACTTTGCAGCCATTGATTTCGAGACAGCCAACAATGAACGGACCAGCGTTTGCTCCGTAGGATTGGTGGTTATACGCAACGGGAAGATAGCCGATCGCTTCTATTCGCTTATTCATCCCGAGCCCGATTACTATACTTACTGGAACACTCACGTGCATGGATTGACACAAGCAGACACCAACCATGCGCCAATCTTCCCCGAAGTGTGGCGCAAAGTGGAGTCACTCATCGTTAATTTGCCCCTCGTTGCCCATAACAAAGCCTTTGATGAGAGTTGTTTGAAAGCCGTTTTCCGCTGCTATCAAATGGACTATCCCGACTATTCCTTCTATTGCACGCTCGCCCAGTCACGTCGAGTCTGGCCACAAGGCCACCACAATCTCGACATCATTGCAGCCCGCTGTGGCTATGATCTGACCAATCATCACCACGCACTTGCCGATGCCGAAGCCTGCGCAGCTATTGCATTGCAGATATTATAA
- a CDS encoding HmuY family protein → MKLKSIIAFGCLAVLTFSSCSKDDNTPVNPQNVNSKRLTLNASPRDSWLYVNLETGDTVTAKDVNEWEYHEFIIENGKYKKKPDGTLDYKVTKTIPAGKPNAPKTWHLAFHVYDALINNGEALMTNETELSKLTEMPKGNYVANKQLFIPVDMSGMQNGVMGYSKGFSNLELNKWISSKGMPPKYTMSDKVFSVRFKDGSYALIKFKDYADKKGKKKLVDFEYKFVKK, encoded by the coding sequence ATGAAACTAAAATCAATTATCGCATTTGGATGCCTCGCAGTATTAACTTTTTCGTCATGCAGTAAGGATGACAATACACCTGTAAATCCTCAAAATGTCAACTCAAAACGTCTCACGCTCAATGCGTCTCCTCGTGACTCTTGGCTTTATGTGAATTTAGAAACTGGTGATACAGTCACTGCAAAAGATGTGAATGAATGGGAATATCATGAGTTCATCATAGAAAATGGGAAATATAAGAAGAAGCCGGACGGTACATTAGACTATAAGGTAACCAAGACTATTCCTGCAGGGAAACCCAATGCACCTAAGACATGGCACTTGGCTTTCCATGTGTATGATGCTCTTATTAACAATGGGGAGGCACTTATGACCAATGAAACTGAACTTTCTAAACTGACAGAAATGCCTAAGGGAAATTATGTAGCCAATAAACAACTTTTCATTCCTGTAGACATGTCTGGTATGCAGAATGGTGTGATGGGCTATTCTAAAGGATTTTCCAATCTTGAATTGAATAAGTGGATTAGCAGCAAGGGTATGCCTCCAAAGTACACGATGAGCGACAAAGTGTTCTCAGTGCGCTTCAAAGATGGAAGCTATGCTTTAATTAAGTTCAAGGATTATGCAGATAAGAAAGGTAAAAAGAAGTTGGTAGACTTTGAGTATAAGTTCGTGAAAAAATAA
- a CDS encoding TonB-dependent receptor, giving the protein MKRFSFILVLLLTVALVTVNANVPANPPNYIIKGVVMTANGEPLAGASIVVEGTNINCGSNSKGEFSLNVQKDKVYKLRVSYLGYTPRLITVPASGHPPLKIRLQPSETALNELVVTGSRYERQLKDVPVITRVISREEIETVNPVDFTTLLEYTLPGIQFYYNTMSQVPEITYQGMDAKAVLFLLDGERISGESGDSNIDYSRFNINDIERIEVVRGAASTLYDSRAIGGVINIITKKSVRPFTASMHTRYAGKKGQSYSASAGVNLHRFSSLTSFGWRKRDSYLVKDEQGKQKEIINPDGSVTKSKTEPVAFNIYGYSIMDVSQKLSYNFSDRFTGSARISYYTNKRDKYDNARYYQRYRDLILSGKLKWQFADNQNLDLSYIRDNYIKDNVYVDDDERVYGNVNSTIRLYYTGMFGKHTLSGGVDLLREDMKHHFMKDTATVHMNQYSFCLQDDWQLTDKMNVVVGVRGDKGGSYRLHFTPKVSVLYRPLKTITLRAGYSQGYRIPNLKELYQEFNMGGMGIMMYGNKDLKPEEGTQISASVEYDYKGLNLSVSTYHNRYKNKISYEYISPGKSWNMKYVNALNVKTTGVEVTANYKLPFGLRFSGGYSYVYDYDERDGYNMSWVRPHSARLSSVYKHRFGKTTESVAFNTSWVSSITRYAYSSSDKTYTKTKYDPRTLCSLNLRSELPRGIAIGLMVDNIFNYRDKAVDSAVQLPENGRTFVATVSINIADMFKL; this is encoded by the coding sequence ATGAAACGATTTTCATTTATATTGGTCTTATTGTTAACGGTGGCTTTAGTCACCGTTAATGCTAATGTCCCTGCTAATCCTCCTAATTATATTATCAAGGGTGTTGTCATGACAGCTAATGGAGAACCTTTAGCAGGAGCATCTATTGTGGTAGAAGGAACGAATATCAATTGCGGCAGCAATTCAAAAGGCGAATTTAGCTTGAATGTCCAGAAAGATAAGGTGTATAAGTTGCGAGTGAGTTACTTAGGCTATACTCCTCGATTAATTACGGTTCCAGCATCGGGACATCCACCGTTGAAAATAAGACTCCAGCCTTCGGAAACTGCACTCAATGAATTAGTTGTTACAGGATCACGTTATGAACGCCAATTGAAAGACGTGCCGGTTATTACACGTGTTATTTCACGTGAAGAGATAGAAACGGTCAATCCTGTAGATTTCACTACATTGTTGGAATACACTTTACCTGGTATCCAATTCTATTATAATACGATGAGTCAGGTACCTGAAATTACTTATCAAGGTATGGATGCAAAGGCTGTACTTTTTTTACTTGATGGAGAGCGCATCAGTGGAGAGAGTGGCGATAGTAATATTGATTACAGTCGGTTTAATATCAATGATATTGAGCGTATAGAAGTGGTGCGAGGTGCAGCTTCCACTTTGTATGACAGTAGGGCTATTGGTGGTGTGATTAATATTATCACAAAGAAAAGTGTTCGTCCGTTTACTGCCAGTATGCATACACGCTATGCAGGTAAGAAAGGGCAGTCTTATTCGGCTTCAGCTGGAGTAAACCTTCATAGGTTTTCATCGCTTACATCTTTTGGATGGAGAAAACGCGACTCCTATCTTGTGAAAGATGAGCAAGGTAAGCAGAAAGAAATCATCAACCCTGACGGTAGTGTGACCAAGAGTAAGACAGAACCCGTTGCATTCAATATTTACGGCTATTCTATTATGGATGTTTCTCAGAAGTTATCCTATAATTTCAGTGATCGCTTTACTGGATCAGCCAGAATTTCTTATTATACTAATAAACGTGACAAGTATGATAATGCAAGGTATTATCAGCGATATAGGGATCTTATTTTGAGCGGAAAGCTTAAATGGCAGTTTGCTGACAATCAGAATCTTGATTTATCGTATATCCGTGATAACTATATCAAGGATAATGTATATGTGGACGATGATGAACGTGTATATGGAAATGTTAACAGTACTATTCGCTTGTATTACACAGGTATGTTTGGCAAACACACTCTGAGTGGTGGCGTAGATCTGTTACGTGAGGACATGAAGCATCATTTCATGAAAGATACAGCTACGGTACACATGAACCAGTATTCATTCTGTTTACAAGATGATTGGCAGCTTACAGATAAAATGAATGTTGTCGTTGGAGTGCGCGGAGATAAGGGTGGAAGTTATAGGCTACATTTTACTCCTAAGGTGTCAGTATTATATCGTCCGTTGAAAACAATCACACTGCGTGCCGGCTACTCTCAAGGTTACCGCATACCAAATTTGAAAGAACTCTATCAGGAATTTAATATGGGGGGAATGGGGATTATGATGTATGGTAATAAGGATTTGAAACCGGAAGAGGGAACTCAGATTTCTGCTTCGGTAGAATATGATTATAAGGGGTTAAATCTATCCGTCTCTACCTATCACAATAGATATAAGAACAAAATTTCGTATGAATATATTTCTCCGGGAAAGTCGTGGAACATGAAATATGTAAATGCCTTGAATGTTAAGACTACTGGTGTGGAGGTTACAGCCAATTATAAACTTCCTTTTGGACTGCGTTTCTCAGGAGGATATTCTTATGTATATGACTATGATGAGCGTGATGGTTATAACATGTCATGGGTGCGTCCGCATAGTGCACGATTGAGTTCTGTCTATAAGCATCGTTTTGGCAAAACTACTGAAAGTGTAGCTTTCAATACATCATGGGTGTCAAGTATAACTCGATACGCTTATAGTAGCAGTGACAAGACCTATACCAAAACGAAATACGATCCGCGTACTTTGTGTTCACTGAACTTACGGTCGGAGCTCCCGAGAGGAATTGCAATAGGGTTGATGGTAGATAATATCTTCAACTATAGGGATAAGGCGGTGGATTCTGCTGTTCAGCTGCCTGAAAACGGTCGTACATTTGTTGCTACGGTGAGCATCAATATTGCCGATATGTTTAAACTTTAA